A segment of the Bdellovibrio bacteriovorus genome:
CTTGGCGCCCGCCTTGGACTCGCCACCATCGACGTTACCAAAGCTTTCCTCCAGGATGCCTTCCTGATACAGCGTCATCATCTGCTTGCGCAGTTCAGTGGTATAACGCTCGATACGATCCGGAAGCTCATCATTTGTCGGATCCAGACTGCGCGCCTTGCGCAAAGCCAGAATAGCCCCTTTCAGGTTCTGCGCCTGATAGTTCTTTTCCGCCTCAGACTGCAGGCTGGCCGTTTTCGAATTCATCATCTGACGAATAGAGGCAATATTGCGTTTTGCCTGACCTTTATAGCCGCTTGGATCCGGCAATTTTGATTCCAGAACCTTTTCATAAGCAGCAATGGCATCCAGAGGTTTGCCTTTTTTGTGCACCCCTTCCGCCCAGCCGTAAAGACCACGCATCTTCGCCACCAGCGACTGGTAAGCGGCTCTTTCAGCCTCTTTGGCCTCGCGCTGGGCATTCAGCATATCGACCTGCGATTTCAGATCCAGAATACGCGGGTGTTCCGGGTTGAACTGCAGAACCGGGCTAAGACAGTCCTCCATCTCGGCGGCCGTGATGGTAGGATTGATTTTTTTCTGACATTCCACCACCTGCTTCTGGATTTTTTCCTCAGCTTCGGCTTTGGCTTTTTCAATTTCGTCCTGACGGCGCTGCTGTTCCTGAATGAAGATGGCCTCTTTGGACAGACGCTCGATTTCGCGGATATCCTCATAGTCCGGGATGATCTCCTGAATCTTCACGATTTCATCCTGGGCCAGTTGGTATTTACCCTGCATATAAAGATTCTTCGCATCTTTATAGCGCTGACGAACCAGAGCCTGTTGCTCCGGCTTCAGTTTCGAGAACAGTTCCTGTGGCGACCCCGGAGCCATCACCTGACCCGGCTGTGCAGGAGGAGCGGTCTTGTCACCACCGCTGAACAAATAAGCCACGGCCAAAAGAACCACCGCGCCCACAATCAGTTTTGGACGATGCTTCTGGAAATCAAATTTGCCCGAAGCCTGTGGCATCGGGCCCGGCATCGGTGCGCCCATACCCGGATACTGCATCGGCTGCTGATACGGCATTGGCGGCATGGCCCCCTGATACGGCATCATTTCGTGGGACTGCTGCTGATATTCCATCGGCACATTGTCATAGCTGGTCGGCACCAAAGGACTTGGTGGTGCCACGTTCACCAGCTCCAGACGGCTTTGGAAGCTCGCATCGTGCAATTCGAAGTACAAATAATTTTCCAGCACACTGATCGCGTCCCCGGATTTGATCGGAGTCATGTCGGTGGAGGAAATCGGATTGCCGTTTAAAAGCGTCCCATTCACGCTGCCCAGATCCAGAATCACAAACTGGGATCCGGCACGACGGATTTCAAACTGACGACGGCTGACCCGCTGATCGCGGATCTGAATATGACAGGTGGAATCCCGTCCCGCAATCCAGGCATCGCCCGCATCCAGACGGATCATTTCCTTGGTTTCATTCTGAGCATCCACAATCTTGATGAAGGCCGCCGTCGGCGCCACACCAATCATGGTTTTTTCATCGCTGCCATCGAAGGAATCCGGTGCAGAACCCATCACGGCCGGCAGGTTTTCCCCACCGCTCATGGCGGGAGCTTCCTGATACGCCGGGGCTTCCGCCACCGTGTTCAGGAAATCAAATTCGTAAGGAGGCACGGTGAACATCGCCCCGTGCTCCAGTTGGAACTGCTGAACTTGTTCACCGTTATGAATCACTTCACCATAACGGGATACAACTTCCACGTTCCAACTGCCATTGAAGGAAACTTTGAAGTGCTCGCGGGAAATGCCTTTTTCAGGCTGCAACACGATATCACAGTCTTCCTTACGGCCGGCCACGTAAGAGCGGTCCTCCGTCAGGTTCACTTCACAGACTGTTTTGCCACGCAGGCGCACACGCAGAAGAGCCATTAGAACCTGCCCTCCAGATTCAGCGTGCACTCTTCATAGAACTGCTTGGCTTCCTTGAATGAAGGATCGTCCTTGCGGTGCTGAAGCATGGTCATCACGTTGGAATAATTCGACTGGCACATTCTCCAGTTCTTTTTCTCGCGGTATCGGTTGCCTTGAATCATGTTGAATTTCACCAGCTCGTCAAACTTGATCTTCGAAAGATGGAAATACCGTTTTGCCAGCTCGTTGTCCGGATCCAGATTCAAAACAACCTGGAACGCCTCGCGCGCACGGGCATACTGGCCCTGCTGGAAGTCGCGGAAGCCCTTGATGAAGTTTTCCTGAGCCCGGCGGTATTGAACCGAGTCATATTTTTCCTTCTTGATGGTCAAAAGCTCCTGGGAACGCTTCTCGGCTTCGGCCACGTCCGCCATGGACAGCGCTGAAGTTCTGAAAGCATTCGGATCTTTTTTGTTCTTGTTGCCGGAATCCGACAGGAAGAACCACGCCGCCAGGCCCACGATCGCGATGATTCCATAGAATCTTGCCTTCGGATTGGAAAGCAGTCCCCCGCCACCGGATGGCCCACCCATCGACGCCCCCATATTGGGCATGCCGTGATTCGGAGGCGGAGTGTAACCGCCATAAGCCATCGGCTGCGCCGGAGGCATCGAAGGGTTCGGCATCGCCGGCATCGGACGAGGCTGTTGATAAGCCGGCGTCTGCGCCTGTGGGAACGGATTGCTGACCGGCATCTGCTGCGGACGCGGCGGAGTCGGAGCCGGGAACGGATTCGGCGTCAAAAGCGGAGACGGCGTCGCCGCTGGAGTTGGTGGAGGTGCCTGCACCACCGGCATGTCGACCTTGAACAGAATTTCTGTCTCACCAATCTGAATCACCGAATCGTTCGCAAGAACTTCGGATTGAATGCTCTGGCCATTGACCATCACAAAGTTTTTCTGACTCAGATTGACCAGCACAAATTCATTGCCGCGCTGTTTGATTTCAGCGTGCTGACGACTGACTCGTGGATCCTGGGAAAGGACAATGTCGTTTTCCGGACCACGGCCCATGGATACAGAAGCCTTTTCAAAAGTAAGCTTCTGACCAATATGCGGGCCTTTGATGATCTCGATGTCAAACTTCATGGAATCCTTCACCTGAGGGGCTGCGCTCATCACGAGCCTCCTTCAGTTGGTGATACAGTGATCACATAATAGTCCACTTCCTGACCTGTGCAGAATGCCTGACAGCTCAGAATGCAAAGATGTCCGCTGAATTCCAGTTGGTCCGTATGGATGCCGCGTGGATTTTCACGGGAACGCACCACCAGACCCTCGATGTTCTGCTGCAAAGCCACATCCGGAATGGCTTTATACATTTGCCCCTGAAGCTGCGCCATTTCCGCACGAGCCACCTGCAGGAACGAAGGGTTGCAGGAAATAATCCGGCCTTCCTTCGCAATCGCCACACACGGGTAACCAATCATCTGCATCAGATTTTCAGCCTCGCCGTCCTTGTTCACAAATCCGGCGGCCCCACCGCCCTTGTCGGTGTCACCATTGATATATCTTGTCAGCAGACTGTTGATATTGCCAATCAGGGCCTGCAGTGGCGGGAACTGGAAGTCCACCACCGTGTTATCAGTCTTTTCACGCATGGCTGTATCCAACTGTGCATTCAACGTAACCAGCGGATATTCAATCAGCTTGTACATGAAGAAGAACAACAACAGACCAATCAAAGATGCAATCACCAGAGTCTGCATGAACAGACTGATCGCCCGTCCGTCATCAAAGGCCAGACTGCCGATATCATAAAGCACAATGGCGTGAGCCTTCACCGACTGCTCCCCCGTGTTCGGGTCAAACAGACCAATCGGGAAGCTGGCCCCGATAGTGGATGAGTCCACTTCCACGGACTGCGGGCGCATTTCCCGGCGGGCCGAGTGCACAAATGGCAGATCCGGCGTGGTCCCCGCGCGCGAAGCCGGCGCCAGGATCATACCATCAGATTGCTGCACGATCAGAACCTGCTTCACACCGTCCTCGGATTCCGCCGCGTTGGTGCTTAAAGAAGAGTAACTGTTTTGCAAAAGCGCCGCTTGATTTAAAGTTGCCACCGTGCGGGCAATCGACGCCGCCCGACGTTTACTTTCATTGGTGATGCTGGCGCGGGTGATCTGCACCATCGGAATCATGGAAAGCAGGGTCGTGGAGAAGATGAACAACACCACAAAGCCCAGCAGAACCATTTTCATTTCCACAAACTGCGGCAGCTTGTAAACCCCGGGCAAAGCCACGCGGTCCATATATTCATTGAATTTATCCACCAGGCCTTTAAAGCCACCCTGCTGGAAAGCCGGAGCTGGCGCGGGTGCAGGGCCTGCGCCCGGCATTCCCATGCCCGCCATCGGTTGCGGCATTCCCTGAGGCATGCCCATGTTTTGCTGAGGCATACCCATATGCATAGGCTGCGGCATCTGTGGAGCGGCCCCGCCGCCATAATAAGGCATTGGCGCCTGCGGGCTTGGTTGTCCTTGCGGACGCTGCGCCCGGGATTCCTGCGCCGGGATCACATCGGCAATCACGTCGTGAATGCCCAGCTTGTCTCCAAGGCGCATCACACCGCTTTGCACGCGGACACCGTTCAAATAAGTTCCGTTGCTGGAACGAAGATCCGTCACAACAATTTTATCTTTAAATACAGCAATCTCGGTGTGTTCCTTGGAAACACCGGCACTGATAAGTTTTATGTCACACTGAGGAGCCCGTCCAATGAGGTTTTTCCCCATCTTCAGCTCCAGCACTGAACCCGCCTGCGGGCCGGTCAAGATTCTAAGCGCCCACATAAAGTTGATCTCCCACGCTGACATTCCCGTTGCTGACTGTCCCTGATGCCATCTCTATCACCGAAGCGGCTCCCCATACCGGGAGCACCAGTCTCCAGGGCCGCACATCCCTGCGGATCGCGCGCACCTTCAAATTTTTATCCACAAACACACAATCAATCGCAAACTTCATAAAGAAAGTATGGATGCTGTTGCAGTGATGAATCCACAACGCCTTTTCAGCCGGCAGACTTTCGCGGCCCAAAAGACCTTTGCCACGGCTCAGGAAAGTGGAGGCCACTTCCAGATCCGCAATCAAAGTTTGGTTGTTGGTTGTGTTCATCAACTTAGCCATCACTTCTACTTCCCACCATACATGAACGAAACCGCCACCGGACCGAAGACGATGATGAAAACCGCCGGCAGAATAAACAGCATCAGCGGGATCAGCATGGTCTGGGAGGCTTGCGCACCGGCTTTCTCGGCACGGACGAATCTTTCAAGACGCATCTGCACCGACTGGTCCTTAAGAACCTGCGAGATACTGGCACCGGTAGCCTCTGCATCCACCAGAACCGCCACAAAACTTGTGATCTCGTTCATATCCAGGCGCTCCGCCATTTCCTTCAAAGCCTGAGCCTTGGAGGAACCGATTTTGATATCTTTCAGCACAATTGAAAACTCTTCGGCCAGCACACTGTCCGTGCCACTGGCTTTATCCACGATCTTCTGAATCGCCGAGAAGAAGTCCAGACCGGCTTCCACCGACAGCGCCAGCAGATCGATGAAGAACGGCAGATCCGCACGCACAGAAAGCTCGCGGCGCTTCTTTTCCCCGCGCGCATGAATCTGCGGCAGATAGAAACCAATCAGCCCCATGCCCACCACCACCAGCGGGGACAAACCCAACTGCAGTGAGAAGTTCATGATCAACAAGAAGATCGGGAACATGATCCCCCACAGGAACTGCAACCCGATGAATTCATCCTCGTTCAGCTCTGAAGACAGGCCCGAGGTTTTGATGTATTTACGAACTTTTTTGCGATAGGACTCGCTGCGAATCTTCATCGCATGCTGCAAGGTGAACTGATGCACCAAGGGACGCGAGAAATTGATCACCGGATTTTTGGATTTCACCGGCTCATCATTGTTCGCCCATGAAAGCTGCTGCTTGTCCGTGTTACTTGCAAAGATGGAACTGACAAAAAGGAAGACCGCCACTCCTG
Coding sequences within it:
- a CDS encoding FHA domain-containing protein, which produces MALLRVRLRGKTVCEVNLTEDRSYVAGRKEDCDIVLQPEKGISREHFKVSFNGSWNVEVVSRYGEVIHNGEQVQQFQLEHGAMFTVPPYEFDFLNTVAEAPAYQEAPAMSGGENLPAVMGSAPDSFDGSDEKTMIGVAPTAAFIKIVDAQNETKEMIRLDAGDAWIAGRDSTCHIQIRDQRVSRRQFEIRRAGSQFVILDLGSVNGTLLNGNPISSTDMTPIKSGDAISVLENYLYFELHDASFQSRLELVNVAPPSPLVPTSYDNVPMEYQQQSHEMMPYQGAMPPMPYQQPMQYPGMGAPMPGPMPQASGKFDFQKHRPKLIVGAVVLLAVAYLFSGGDKTAPPAQPGQVMAPGSPQELFSKLKPEQQALVRQRYKDAKNLYMQGKYQLAQDEIVKIQEIIPDYEDIREIERLSKEAIFIQEQQRRQDEIEKAKAEAEEKIQKQVVECQKKINPTITAAEMEDCLSPVLQFNPEHPRILDLKSQVDMLNAQREAKEAERAAYQSLVAKMRGLYGWAEGVHKKGKPLDAIAAYEKVLESKLPDPSGYKGQAKRNIASIRQMMNSKTASLQSEAEKNYQAQNLKGAILALRKARSLDPTNDELPDRIERYTTELRKQMMTLYQEGILEESFGNVDGGESKAGAKDKWKKILELDIPDGEYYKKAYIKLKKYGAL
- a CDS encoding FHA domain-containing protein; its protein translation is MWALRILTGPQAGSVLELKMGKNLIGRAPQCDIKLISAGVSKEHTEIAVFKDKIVVTDLRSSNGTYLNGVRVQSGVMRLGDKLGIHDVIADVIPAQESRAQRPQGQPSPQAPMPYYGGGAAPQMPQPMHMGMPQQNMGMPQGMPQPMAGMGMPGAGPAPAPAPAFQQGGFKGLVDKFNEYMDRVALPGVYKLPQFVEMKMVLLGFVVLFIFSTTLLSMIPMVQITRASITNESKRRAASIARTVATLNQAALLQNSYSSLSTNAAESEDGVKQVLIVQQSDGMILAPASRAGTTPDLPFVHSARREMRPQSVEVDSSTIGASFPIGLFDPNTGEQSVKAHAIVLYDIGSLAFDDGRAISLFMQTLVIASLIGLLLFFFMYKLIEYPLVTLNAQLDTAMREKTDNTVVDFQFPPLQALIGNINSLLTRYINGDTDKGGGAAGFVNKDGEAENLMQMIGYPCVAIAKEGRIISCNPSFLQVARAEMAQLQGQMYKAIPDVALQQNIEGLVVRSRENPRGIHTDQLEFSGHLCILSCQAFCTGQEVDYYVITVSPTEGGS
- a CDS encoding DUF192 domain-containing protein, which encodes MAKLMNTTNNQTLIADLEVASTFLSRGKGLLGRESLPAEKALWIHHCNSIHTFFMKFAIDCVFVDKNLKVRAIRRDVRPWRLVLPVWGAASVIEMASGTVSNGNVSVGDQLYVGA
- a CDS encoding FHA domain-containing protein, with protein sequence MSAAPQVKDSMKFDIEIIKGPHIGQKLTFEKASVSMGRGPENDIVLSQDPRVSRQHAEIKQRGNEFVLVNLSQKNFVMVNGQSIQSEVLANDSVIQIGETEILFKVDMPVVQAPPPTPAATPSPLLTPNPFPAPTPPRPQQMPVSNPFPQAQTPAYQQPRPMPAMPNPSMPPAQPMAYGGYTPPPNHGMPNMGASMGGPSGGGGLLSNPKARFYGIIAIVGLAAWFFLSDSGNKNKKDPNAFRTSALSMADVAEAEKRSQELLTIKKEKYDSVQYRRAQENFIKGFRDFQQGQYARAREAFQVVLNLDPDNELAKRYFHLSKIKFDELVKFNMIQGNRYREKKNWRMCQSNYSNVMTMLQHRKDDPSFKEAKQFYEECTLNLEGRF
- a CDS encoding type II secretion system F family protein: MGSAELMLILGLLLAGVAVFLFVSSIFASNTDKQQLSWANNDEPVKSKNPVINFSRPLVHQFTLQHAMKIRSESYRKKVRKYIKTSGLSSELNEDEFIGLQFLWGIMFPIFLLIMNFSLQLGLSPLVVVGMGLIGFYLPQIHARGEKKRRELSVRADLPFFIDLLALSVEAGLDFFSAIQKIVDKASGTDSVLAEEFSIVLKDIKIGSSKAQALKEMAERLDMNEITSFVAVLVDAEATGASISQVLKDQSVQMRLERFVRAEKAGAQASQTMLIPLMLFILPAVFIIVFGPVAVSFMYGGK